In the Dioscorea cayenensis subsp. rotundata cultivar TDr96_F1 chromosome 12, TDr96_F1_v2_PseudoChromosome.rev07_lg8_w22 25.fasta, whole genome shotgun sequence genome, one interval contains:
- the LOC120273925 gene encoding probable serine/threonine-protein kinase PBL7 isoform X2 — protein sequence MGWCPCNGRKKAKKKGQRPAPSESAKVNPPPSDIEKQKSWEAKEALKESSLEVSKELTMQNSVEAKKEDSDNCSEHIAAQTFTFRELAAATRNFRVDCLLGEGGFGRVYKGKIEGVNQIVAIKQLDRNGLQGNREFLMEVLMLSLLHHPNLVNLIGYCADGDQRLLVYEYMPLGSLEDHLHDKKHLDWNTRMKIAAGAAKGLEHLHDKGNPPVIYRDLKCSNILLGEGYYPKLSDFGLAKLGPVGDNTHVSTRVMGTYGYCAPEYAMTGQLTLKSDVYSFGVVLLELITGRKAIDNSRASGEHNLVAWARPLFKDRRKFTQMADPVLQGKYPARGLYQALAVAAMCVQEQPTIRPLIADVVTALTYLASQNYDPETQTAQSNPRLMTPGTPPRSKRCQ from the exons atgggtTGGTGTCCGTGCAACGGGAGGAAGAAGGCGAAGAAGAAGGGTCAGAGGCCAGCTCCATCAG AAAGCGCAAAGGTGAACCCTCCTCCATCTGATATAGAGAAACAAAAATCATGGGAAGCGAAGGAGGCACTGAAAGAAAGTTCACTAGAAGTAAGCAAGGAGCTCACAATGCAAAACTCAGTAGAAGCAAAAAAGGAAGACTCCGATAATTGTTCTGAACATATTGCTGCTCAAACTTTCACCTTCCGGGAGTTGGCGGCTGCAACAAGGAATTTTAGAGTTGATTGCCTTTTAGGGGAGGGAGGCTTTGGCCGAGTTTACAAAGGAAAGATAGAGGGCGTAAACCAG ATTGTGGCTATAAAGCAGCTTGATCGAAATGGCTTGCAAGGGAACCGAGAATTCCTTATGGAGGTTTTGATGTTGAGCCTGCTTCACCACCCGAACCTTGTTAATTTAATAGGTTATTGTGCTGATGGGGATCAAAGGCTTTTGGTTTACGAGTACATGCCATTAGGATCCTTGGAAGATCATCTTCAtg ATAAGAAGCATCTAGACTGGAACACAAGAATGAAGATAGCTGCCGGTGCTGCTAAAGGACTAGAGCATTTGCATGACAAAGGGAATCCACCTGTTATATACCGTGATTTGAAATGCTCCAATATTTTACTTGGAGAGGGATATTATCCCAAGTTGTCAGATTTTGGACTGGCAAAGCTTGGACCTGTGGGTGATAACACTCATGTTTCCACAAGGGTGATGGGTACATATGGATATTGTGCGCCGGAGTATGCAATGACTGGCCAGCTGACTCTAAAATCAGATGTTTACAGCTTTGGAGTTGTGCTTTTGGAGCTCATCACGGGACGGAAGGCCATCGACAATTCTAGAGCTTCAGGAGAGCACAATCTTGTTGCTTGG GCACGACCATTGTTTAAAGATCGAAGAAAGTTCACACAAATGGCAGATCCTGTGCTGCAGGGAAAATACCCTGCAAGGGGGTTGTATCAAGCACTTGCTGTGGCTGCAATGTGTGTTCAAGAGCAACCCACCATTAGGCCGCTTATAGCCGACGTGGTCACTGCACTGACATACCTGGCCTCTCAAAACTATGACCCCGAAACCCAAACGGCGCAAAGCAATCCTCGTTTGATGACACCTGGTACTCCTCCAAGATCAAAAAGGTGCCAGTGA
- the LOC120273924 gene encoding TBC1 domain family member 8B isoform X1 — MKGKSLPLITFEHKRDAYGFAVRPQHLQRYREYANIYKEEEEERSDRWKNFLERQAETAQVPFEDSLAQEGGAPSPVTSVHSAESDQNGIDDKDNKVVRPHKIQIWSHIRPSLSAIEQMMSVRVKKKKEASKDEHDGVKVSNGLAPIEEGRAAKGASEEDSEEEFYDVERSDIAQEVPANDSGNSDLAPNSDSQEPFVPWKEELECLVRGGVPMALRGELWQAFVGVRTRRVEGYYQDLLDQKTNTSIGEKVDASNKPLGLAPEKWKGQIEKDLPRTFPGHPALDEDGRNALRRLLTAYARHNPSVGYCQAMNFFAGLLLLLMPEENAFWTLMGIIDDYFDGYYSEEMIESQVDQLVLEELVRERFPKLVNHLDYLGVQIAWVTGPWFLSIFVNMLPWESVLRMWDVLLFEGNRVMLFRTALALMELYGPALVTTKDAGDAVTLLQSLSGSTFDSSQLVLTASMGYQAVNELKLQELRKKHRPAVLAVMEERNKGLRVWRDSKGLASKLYSFKHEPGSLSEKLSAEKAGRMLTNGDAYLLEPESTDFEGYMSSQMVDAEVDTVPNLKEQVSWLKVELCKLLEEKRSAILRAEELETALMEMVKQDNRRALSAKVEQLEEEVSQLRQALSDKQEQEHVMLQVLMRVEQEQKVTEDARIFAEQDAAAQRYASHMLEEKYEEAMASLAEMEKRAVMAETMLEATLQYQSSQVKAQQSPCPSPRTPRADNISPSVNQELPQDAPLWKKGLLSRPFGLGWRDKNKGKPTNLEDSNDGKPLNEGPQYTTTPPKDANELLVPDK; from the exons ATGAAGGGGAAGAGTCTGCCGCTCATCACCTTTGAGCATAAGAG GGATGCGTATGGGTTTGCTGTGCGGCCTCAACACTTGCAGAGATATAGAGAGTATGCAAATATCTATAAG gaggaagaggaagagagatCTGATCGATGGAAGAACTTCTTGGAAAGGCAGGCAGAGACTGCCCAGGTGCCGTTTGAAGATTCTCTGGCACAGGAAGGTGGTGCCCCGTCACCAGTGACAAGTGTCCACAGTGCTGAATCTGATCAAAATGGTATTGATGACAAAGATAATAAGGTGGTGAGACCTCACAAAATCCAGATTTGGTCTCATATTAGACCATCTTTGAGTGCCATTGAGCAGATGATGAGTGTTCgggtgaagaaaaagaaggaagcaTCAAAAGACGAGCATGATGGAGTGAAAGTTTCAAATGGTTTAGCACCAATAGAGGAGGGGAGAGCAGCTAAAGGGGCCTCGGAAGAGGATTCTGAGGAAGAGTTCTATGATGTGGAGAGGTCAGATATTGCGCAGGAGGTACCTGCAAATGATAGTGGTAATTCTGATCTGGCACCTAATTCTGATAGTCAAGAGCCCTTTGTCCCTTGGAAGGAAGAGTTAGAATGTCTTGTTCGTGGAGGAGTGCCTATGGCTCTCAGAGGAGAG CTATGGCAAGCCTTTGTTGGAGTGCGAACACGCAGAGTGGAGGGTTATTACCAGGACTTGCTCGATCAAAAAACTAATACTAGCATTGGAGAAAAAGTTGATGCTTCAAATAAACCTCTAGGACTTGCGCCTGAAAAATGGAAAGGGCAGATAGAGAAG GATTTGCCAAGGACATTCCCGGGGCATCCTGCACTAGATGAAGATGGTAGAAATGCTTTGAGGCGGTTGCTTACAGCATATGCTCGGCACAACCCATCAGTAGGGTACTGCCAG GCAATGAATTTTTTTGCaggcttattgttgttgctgATGCCTGAAGAAAATGCATTTTG GACTCTAATGGGAATAATTGATGACTACTTTGATGGTTACTATTCCGAGGAAATGATAGAGTCTCAG GTGGATCAGCTTGTTCTAGAGGAATTGGTGCGTGAGAGATTCCCTAAATTAG TTAATCATCTAGATTATCTGGGAGTGCAGATTGCATGGGTTACTGGCCCCTGGTTCCTTTCCATTTTTGTGAATATGCTTCCTTGGGAAAGTG TTCTTCGTATGTGGGATGTGCTTCTCTTTGAGGGAAATCGTGTAATGTTATTCCGTACAGCTCTTGCACTGATGGAGTTATATG GCCCTGCATTAGTGACTACAAAGGACGCTGGAGATGCGGTTACGTTGTTGCAGTCCCTGTCTGGTTCTACCTTTGACAGTAGCCAACTAGTCTTGACTGCCTCAATGGGTTACCAAGCAGTGAATGAACTAAAACTGCAAGAGTTACGGAAAAAGCATAGGCCTGCCGTTCTAGCTGTGATGGAGGAAAGGAACAAAGGGCTTCGTGTCTGGAGGGACTCTAAGGGTCTTGCTTCCAAGTTATATAGTTTCAAACATGAACCGGGATCATTGTCCGAAAAACTTTCTGCAGAAAAAGCAGGTCGCATGCTTACAAATGGGGATGCTTACCTGTTGGAACCTGAGTCTACTGATTTTGAAGGATATATGAGCAGTCAAATGGTTGATGCAGAAGTGGACACTGTACCAAACCTTAAAGAACAG GTCTCATGGCTGAAAGTTGAGTTATGCAAGCTCCTTGAGGAGAAAAGATCAGCCATTCTCAG AGCAGAGGAATTGGAGACAGCACTCATGGAGATGGTGAAGCAGGATAATAGACGTGCTTTGAGTGCAAAG GTAGAGCAGTTGGAGGAAGAGGTATCTCAGTTGCGGCAGGCTCTTTCGGATAAACAGGAACAGGAGCATGTCATGCTTCAG GTTCTAATGAGGGTGGAACAAGAACAAAAGGTGACTGAAGATGCTCGCATATTTGCTGAACAAGATGCTGCTGCACAGCGTTATGCTTCTCATATGCTTGAG GAAAAATATGAAGAAGCTATGGCTTCACTGGCAGAAATGGAGAAAAGGGCTGTTATGGCAGAGACAATGTTGGAGGCTACTTTGCAGTATCAATCTAGCCAGGTTAAAGCACAGCAATCTCCATGTCCTTCTCCAAG AACTCCACGAGCGGACAACATAAGCCCTTCAGTTAATCAAGAGTTGCCTCAGGATGCACCATTATGGAAAAAGGGCTTGCTTTCTAGACCATTTGGACTTGGTTGGCGAGATAAGAACAAG GGTAAACCAACCAATTTGGAGGACTCTAATGATGGAAAACCCCTAAATGAAGGACCTCAATACACAACCACACCACCTAAAGACGCAAACGAACTTCTAGTGCCAGACAAGTAG
- the LOC120273924 gene encoding TBC1 domain family member 8B isoform X2, whose amino-acid sequence MMSVRVKKKKEASKDEHDGVKVSNGLAPIEEGRAAKGASEEDSEEEFYDVERSDIAQEVPANDSGNSDLAPNSDSQEPFVPWKEELECLVRGGVPMALRGELWQAFVGVRTRRVEGYYQDLLDQKTNTSIGEKVDASNKPLGLAPEKWKGQIEKDLPRTFPGHPALDEDGRNALRRLLTAYARHNPSVGYCQAMNFFAGLLLLLMPEENAFWTLMGIIDDYFDGYYSEEMIESQVDQLVLEELVRERFPKLVNHLDYLGVQIAWVTGPWFLSIFVNMLPWESVLRMWDVLLFEGNRVMLFRTALALMELYGPALVTTKDAGDAVTLLQSLSGSTFDSSQLVLTASMGYQAVNELKLQELRKKHRPAVLAVMEERNKGLRVWRDSKGLASKLYSFKHEPGSLSEKLSAEKAGRMLTNGDAYLLEPESTDFEGYMSSQMVDAEVDTVPNLKEQVSWLKVELCKLLEEKRSAILRAEELETALMEMVKQDNRRALSAKVEQLEEEVSQLRQALSDKQEQEHVMLQVLMRVEQEQKVTEDARIFAEQDAAAQRYASHMLEEKYEEAMASLAEMEKRAVMAETMLEATLQYQSSQVKAQQSPCPSPRTPRADNISPSVNQELPQDAPLWKKGLLSRPFGLGWRDKNKGKPTNLEDSNDGKPLNEGPQYTTTPPKDANELLVPDK is encoded by the exons ATGATGAGTGTTCgggtgaagaaaaagaaggaagcaTCAAAAGACGAGCATGATGGAGTGAAAGTTTCAAATGGTTTAGCACCAATAGAGGAGGGGAGAGCAGCTAAAGGGGCCTCGGAAGAGGATTCTGAGGAAGAGTTCTATGATGTGGAGAGGTCAGATATTGCGCAGGAGGTACCTGCAAATGATAGTGGTAATTCTGATCTGGCACCTAATTCTGATAGTCAAGAGCCCTTTGTCCCTTGGAAGGAAGAGTTAGAATGTCTTGTTCGTGGAGGAGTGCCTATGGCTCTCAGAGGAGAG CTATGGCAAGCCTTTGTTGGAGTGCGAACACGCAGAGTGGAGGGTTATTACCAGGACTTGCTCGATCAAAAAACTAATACTAGCATTGGAGAAAAAGTTGATGCTTCAAATAAACCTCTAGGACTTGCGCCTGAAAAATGGAAAGGGCAGATAGAGAAG GATTTGCCAAGGACATTCCCGGGGCATCCTGCACTAGATGAAGATGGTAGAAATGCTTTGAGGCGGTTGCTTACAGCATATGCTCGGCACAACCCATCAGTAGGGTACTGCCAG GCAATGAATTTTTTTGCaggcttattgttgttgctgATGCCTGAAGAAAATGCATTTTG GACTCTAATGGGAATAATTGATGACTACTTTGATGGTTACTATTCCGAGGAAATGATAGAGTCTCAG GTGGATCAGCTTGTTCTAGAGGAATTGGTGCGTGAGAGATTCCCTAAATTAG TTAATCATCTAGATTATCTGGGAGTGCAGATTGCATGGGTTACTGGCCCCTGGTTCCTTTCCATTTTTGTGAATATGCTTCCTTGGGAAAGTG TTCTTCGTATGTGGGATGTGCTTCTCTTTGAGGGAAATCGTGTAATGTTATTCCGTACAGCTCTTGCACTGATGGAGTTATATG GCCCTGCATTAGTGACTACAAAGGACGCTGGAGATGCGGTTACGTTGTTGCAGTCCCTGTCTGGTTCTACCTTTGACAGTAGCCAACTAGTCTTGACTGCCTCAATGGGTTACCAAGCAGTGAATGAACTAAAACTGCAAGAGTTACGGAAAAAGCATAGGCCTGCCGTTCTAGCTGTGATGGAGGAAAGGAACAAAGGGCTTCGTGTCTGGAGGGACTCTAAGGGTCTTGCTTCCAAGTTATATAGTTTCAAACATGAACCGGGATCATTGTCCGAAAAACTTTCTGCAGAAAAAGCAGGTCGCATGCTTACAAATGGGGATGCTTACCTGTTGGAACCTGAGTCTACTGATTTTGAAGGATATATGAGCAGTCAAATGGTTGATGCAGAAGTGGACACTGTACCAAACCTTAAAGAACAG GTCTCATGGCTGAAAGTTGAGTTATGCAAGCTCCTTGAGGAGAAAAGATCAGCCATTCTCAG AGCAGAGGAATTGGAGACAGCACTCATGGAGATGGTGAAGCAGGATAATAGACGTGCTTTGAGTGCAAAG GTAGAGCAGTTGGAGGAAGAGGTATCTCAGTTGCGGCAGGCTCTTTCGGATAAACAGGAACAGGAGCATGTCATGCTTCAG GTTCTAATGAGGGTGGAACAAGAACAAAAGGTGACTGAAGATGCTCGCATATTTGCTGAACAAGATGCTGCTGCACAGCGTTATGCTTCTCATATGCTTGAG GAAAAATATGAAGAAGCTATGGCTTCACTGGCAGAAATGGAGAAAAGGGCTGTTATGGCAGAGACAATGTTGGAGGCTACTTTGCAGTATCAATCTAGCCAGGTTAAAGCACAGCAATCTCCATGTCCTTCTCCAAG AACTCCACGAGCGGACAACATAAGCCCTTCAGTTAATCAAGAGTTGCCTCAGGATGCACCATTATGGAAAAAGGGCTTGCTTTCTAGACCATTTGGACTTGGTTGGCGAGATAAGAACAAG GGTAAACCAACCAATTTGGAGGACTCTAATGATGGAAAACCCCTAAATGAAGGACCTCAATACACAACCACACCACCTAAAGACGCAAACGAACTTCTAGTGCCAGACAAGTAG
- the LOC120273925 gene encoding probable serine/threonine-protein kinase PBL7 isoform X1 gives MGWCPCNGRKKAKKKGQRPAPSESAKVNPPPSDIEKQKSWEAKEALKESSLEVSKELTMQNSVEAKKEDSDNCSEHIAAQTFTFRELAAATRNFRVDCLLGEGGFGRVYKGKIEGVNQIVAIKQLDRNGLQGNREFLMEVLMLSLLHHPNLVNLIGYCADGDQRLLVYEYMPLGSLEDHLHDLTSDKKHLDWNTRMKIAAGAAKGLEHLHDKGNPPVIYRDLKCSNILLGEGYYPKLSDFGLAKLGPVGDNTHVSTRVMGTYGYCAPEYAMTGQLTLKSDVYSFGVVLLELITGRKAIDNSRASGEHNLVAWARPLFKDRRKFTQMADPVLQGKYPARGLYQALAVAAMCVQEQPTIRPLIADVVTALTYLASQNYDPETQTAQSNPRLMTPGTPPRSKRCQ, from the exons atgggtTGGTGTCCGTGCAACGGGAGGAAGAAGGCGAAGAAGAAGGGTCAGAGGCCAGCTCCATCAG AAAGCGCAAAGGTGAACCCTCCTCCATCTGATATAGAGAAACAAAAATCATGGGAAGCGAAGGAGGCACTGAAAGAAAGTTCACTAGAAGTAAGCAAGGAGCTCACAATGCAAAACTCAGTAGAAGCAAAAAAGGAAGACTCCGATAATTGTTCTGAACATATTGCTGCTCAAACTTTCACCTTCCGGGAGTTGGCGGCTGCAACAAGGAATTTTAGAGTTGATTGCCTTTTAGGGGAGGGAGGCTTTGGCCGAGTTTACAAAGGAAAGATAGAGGGCGTAAACCAG ATTGTGGCTATAAAGCAGCTTGATCGAAATGGCTTGCAAGGGAACCGAGAATTCCTTATGGAGGTTTTGATGTTGAGCCTGCTTCACCACCCGAACCTTGTTAATTTAATAGGTTATTGTGCTGATGGGGATCAAAGGCTTTTGGTTTACGAGTACATGCCATTAGGATCCTTGGAAGATCATCTTCAtg ATCTTACTTCAGATAAGAAGCATCTAGACTGGAACACAAGAATGAAGATAGCTGCCGGTGCTGCTAAAGGACTAGAGCATTTGCATGACAAAGGGAATCCACCTGTTATATACCGTGATTTGAAATGCTCCAATATTTTACTTGGAGAGGGATATTATCCCAAGTTGTCAGATTTTGGACTGGCAAAGCTTGGACCTGTGGGTGATAACACTCATGTTTCCACAAGGGTGATGGGTACATATGGATATTGTGCGCCGGAGTATGCAATGACTGGCCAGCTGACTCTAAAATCAGATGTTTACAGCTTTGGAGTTGTGCTTTTGGAGCTCATCACGGGACGGAAGGCCATCGACAATTCTAGAGCTTCAGGAGAGCACAATCTTGTTGCTTGG GCACGACCATTGTTTAAAGATCGAAGAAAGTTCACACAAATGGCAGATCCTGTGCTGCAGGGAAAATACCCTGCAAGGGGGTTGTATCAAGCACTTGCTGTGGCTGCAATGTGTGTTCAAGAGCAACCCACCATTAGGCCGCTTATAGCCGACGTGGTCACTGCACTGACATACCTGGCCTCTCAAAACTATGACCCCGAAACCCAAACGGCGCAAAGCAATCCTCGTTTGATGACACCTGGTACTCCTCCAAGATCAAAAAGGTGCCAGTGA